A window of the Dyadobacter pollutisoli genome harbors these coding sequences:
- a CDS encoding CheR family methyltransferase, whose protein sequence is MVLIEYPELEVLITRIREISGFDFSGYARPSLLRRASRYLSGNRMNLGELLLHIEPGGRVVYDLIQELTVNYSEMFRDPDFFVKVRNDVFTYLESYPAIRMWVAGCATGEEAFSMAILLEEAGVLDRSLIYATDLSNKVLTSAREGVFTLSNIRTYSENYLLAAGKNSLSDYYHVAYNKAVIAPELRRNIIFSLHDLTGDGVFNEFQFISCRNVMIYFTLELRQKVFRLLYDSLSMLGFLCLGKRETLRYSGIEDHFKIIDSSLNIYQKIK, encoded by the coding sequence ATGGTACTTATAGAATACCCCGAGCTGGAAGTACTGATCACGCGGATCAGGGAGATATCAGGATTTGATTTTTCGGGTTATGCACGTCCATCACTATTGAGGAGGGCTAGCCGGTACCTTTCGGGAAACAGAATGAATCTGGGCGAACTTTTGCTGCATATTGAACCGGGAGGGCGGGTTGTTTACGACCTTATCCAGGAGCTGACGGTCAATTATTCGGAAATGTTCCGCGACCCTGATTTTTTTGTAAAAGTGCGGAATGACGTATTCACGTATCTTGAATCCTATCCGGCAATCAGGATGTGGGTAGCGGGTTGCGCGACGGGCGAGGAGGCATTTTCAATGGCTATCCTGCTGGAAGAAGCAGGTGTTCTGGACCGTTCGCTGATCTATGCTACGGATTTGAGTAACAAAGTGCTGACATCGGCGAGGGAAGGTGTTTTTACATTGAGTAACATCCGTACGTATTCTGAAAATTACCTACTGGCGGCTGGAAAAAACTCATTATCTGACTATTACCACGTCGCATACAACAAAGCTGTTATTGCGCCGGAGCTGCGTAGGAACATCATTTTTTCACTGCATGACCTGACGGGGGACGGTGTTTTTAATGAATTTCAGTTCATTAGCTGCCGGAATGTGATGATCTATTTTACATTGGAATTGCGGCAAAAAGTATTCAGGTTGTTATATGATAGTTTAAGTATGTTGGGCTTTCTTTGTCTTGGCAAACGTGAAACGCTGCGGTACTCAGGCATTGAAGATCATTTCAAAATAATCGATAGTTCGCTGAACATTTATCAGAAAATCAAATGA
- a CDS encoding response regulator, with translation MRISFQQQVLFGILFSIILVVVVGFTSYNAIVVQQENAGWVNHTREVIGVAASVRTQLLTAEANVRGFAITNNSSFEANYLQASEKLLKELEALRKLVRDNKAQVTRVDALSVLLQTRLAVMARQYDMLKAGNYKIDTIKAIVVQGKNISSQIDFAFKSIENVEEGLLTEREQDVQTSSVRAQQYIVFGSSAFFFVILLLYYFIRKTYNAQIESEGLTLKANKQLEQLSLEDQEKNWILNAAVELSGAVRGEPTLTELSKNLLHKLVEVTDAVVGVMYLITRNGEVLEIASSYGIKDLAQVPQSVKLGEGMLGQIAADKKNIKKLEVAPDYFRIQSGTGSTDRAMVLVKTVSFQGGVTAMIEVGYLKDPDEKITKLLDMVSENVAVAIMASRARQIANELLEKTQLQAEELESQQEELRVTNEELTRQTSLLQVSEEELRVQQEELKQINTELEEKAFMLEEQKSTIEEARDQIQIKADELEKSGRFKSEFLANMSHELRTPLNSILILSRILGENKGARLSEEEQRYASVIFNSGNDLLTLINDILDLAKVESGKIELMNETINTDLILSELRNTFQKIAENKGLTLKIERAESCPETLFVDQVRLLQIVRNLLSNAIKFTSAPGTVSLTVSLVAGDLHFDVADTGIGIPFEKQKAIFEAFQQADGSTSRKYGGTGLGLSISRELANLFNGSISLRSEPNEGSVFTLKIPLLQEEGEPETALTPAETIQTEKVKEAATVYENGRVNRLLLIEDDPIFAADMSAKARDSGFDVQVAADGKSALEMVRTFNPTAIILDMHLPDISGDEVLKELKSDTKTRLIPVHTVSSGDYLNLDMLKNGAVGFMQKPVDQKSAENIFNLLKLGGKDLEKQRILLIEDDTTQSKYLGDFLTANNIFVLYAFSGVEALGILRNDSVDGIILDVRLADMNGLDLLDEIKRNPEWNELPVVVNTAEDLTQADLSRVMKHSHPVVIKTKKSNERLLDEVKLFLKKIQPKNALSADKQEAFSNPIVHSEQVFVGRRILLADDDMRNIFALSAVLEDSGFNIEIATNGREAIEKLETTTGIELVLMDVMMPEMDGIEATRMIRQQSKWANLPIIAVTAKAMQGDREQCLAAGANDYISKPVDIDKLLSLIKVWLHSA, from the coding sequence ATGCGCATATCCTTTCAGCAACAGGTCTTGTTTGGTATCCTCTTTTCAATCATTCTGGTAGTAGTTGTTGGCTTCACTTCTTACAATGCGATTGTAGTTCAGCAAGAAAATGCAGGCTGGGTGAACCACACCAGAGAGGTCATCGGCGTCGCGGCTTCTGTGAGGACGCAATTGCTGACTGCGGAAGCGAATGTCCGGGGTTTTGCCATTACCAACAACAGTTCATTTGAAGCCAACTACCTGCAAGCTTCTGAAAAACTATTGAAAGAGCTGGAAGCACTCAGGAAACTGGTGAGGGACAACAAGGCGCAGGTAACGCGGGTAGATGCGCTGTCGGTGTTGCTGCAAACCCGATTGGCCGTCATGGCCCGCCAGTACGACATGCTCAAAGCCGGTAACTACAAAATCGATACCATTAAGGCCATTGTTGTTCAGGGAAAGAACATTTCGTCTCAGATTGATTTTGCCTTCAAAAGCATTGAGAATGTGGAAGAGGGCTTGCTGACAGAGCGTGAACAGGATGTCCAGACGAGTTCTGTCCGGGCACAACAGTACATTGTGTTTGGTAGCTCGGCTTTTTTCTTCGTCATTTTGCTCCTTTATTATTTTATCAGAAAAACGTACAACGCGCAAATTGAATCGGAAGGTCTGACGCTAAAAGCTAACAAGCAACTCGAACAGTTGTCGTTGGAAGATCAGGAGAAAAACTGGATATTGAATGCTGCGGTGGAATTGTCGGGGGCTGTGCGCGGTGAACCTACATTGACAGAATTGTCAAAAAACCTGCTTCACAAGCTGGTAGAGGTTACCGATGCAGTGGTAGGGGTTATGTACCTGATCACGCGGAACGGGGAAGTACTTGAAATTGCTTCGAGCTATGGAATAAAGGACCTGGCACAGGTACCGCAGTCAGTAAAACTTGGGGAAGGGATGCTGGGGCAGATCGCTGCTGATAAAAAGAACATTAAAAAATTGGAAGTTGCTCCTGACTATTTCAGGATCCAGAGTGGCACAGGCAGTACTGATCGCGCAATGGTACTCGTAAAGACGGTATCGTTTCAGGGCGGGGTTACGGCGATGATCGAAGTGGGGTATCTCAAAGATCCGGATGAAAAAATCACGAAACTGCTCGATATGGTTTCCGAAAACGTGGCAGTGGCTATTATGGCTTCCCGCGCGCGCCAGATTGCAAATGAATTACTTGAAAAAACGCAATTGCAAGCGGAGGAGCTGGAAAGCCAGCAAGAGGAATTGCGGGTGACGAATGAAGAACTTACGAGACAAACATCATTATTACAGGTTTCCGAAGAGGAACTGCGTGTGCAGCAGGAGGAATTGAAACAGATCAATACCGAGCTGGAAGAAAAGGCATTTATGCTGGAAGAGCAGAAGAGCACGATTGAAGAAGCGAGGGACCAGATCCAGATCAAGGCGGACGAACTTGAAAAAAGCGGAAGGTTTAAAAGCGAGTTCCTGGCTAATATGAGCCACGAGTTACGGACGCCATTGAACAGTATACTGATCCTTTCGCGCATTCTGGGTGAAAATAAGGGTGCACGGCTAAGCGAAGAAGAGCAACGATATGCTTCTGTGATCTTCAATTCAGGTAACGACCTGCTGACATTGATTAATGATATTCTGGATCTGGCGAAAGTAGAATCCGGAAAAATAGAATTGATGAATGAAACAATCAATACGGATCTGATCTTGTCCGAATTGAGAAACACCTTCCAGAAAATTGCTGAAAATAAAGGGCTTACATTGAAGATTGAACGAGCAGAATCCTGCCCCGAAACATTGTTTGTGGACCAGGTTAGGTTGTTGCAAATCGTGCGGAACCTGCTTTCCAACGCCATCAAATTTACATCTGCGCCGGGTACAGTTTCACTGACGGTGAGCCTGGTAGCCGGTGATCTGCATTTCGACGTGGCGGATACGGGTATCGGCATTCCGTTTGAAAAGCAAAAAGCAATATTCGAGGCATTCCAGCAGGCAGACGGGTCTACGAGCCGTAAATACGGAGGTACCGGCCTTGGATTGTCGATCAGCAGAGAGCTTGCCAATTTGTTTAATGGATCCATTTCGCTTCGCAGCGAGCCGAACGAAGGATCCGTATTTACATTAAAAATTCCTTTGCTTCAAGAAGAAGGAGAGCCTGAGACTGCATTGACACCGGCTGAAACCATTCAAACGGAAAAGGTGAAGGAAGCAGCTACCGTTTATGAAAATGGGAGAGTGAACCGGTTGCTGCTGATCGAGGACGATCCGATTTTTGCTGCGGATATGTCTGCCAAAGCACGGGATAGCGGTTTCGATGTACAAGTAGCGGCGGATGGCAAATCGGCACTTGAAATGGTGAGAACATTCAATCCTACCGCGATCATTCTCGATATGCACCTGCCCGATATTTCGGGCGACGAGGTTTTGAAGGAATTGAAATCGGACACGAAAACGAGATTGATCCCGGTGCATACGGTGTCGTCGGGAGATTATCTGAACCTGGATATGCTGAAAAACGGAGCTGTTGGGTTCATGCAGAAACCGGTTGACCAGAAATCGGCGGAAAATATCTTTAACCTCCTGAAGCTGGGAGGTAAGGACCTTGAAAAACAAAGAATCCTTTTGATCGAGGACGATACTACGCAAAGTAAGTACCTGGGTGACTTCCTGACGGCGAATAACATTTTTGTACTTTATGCATTTTCCGGAGTGGAAGCATTGGGTATCCTGCGGAATGACTCCGTGGACGGGATCATTCTGGACGTAAGGCTTGCGGATATGAATGGCTTGGATTTACTGGATGAGATCAAGAGAAACCCGGAATGGAATGAACTGCCGGTAGTTGTCAACACGGCGGAGGACCTCACGCAGGCGGATTTGAGCCGTGTCATGAAGCATTCTCATCCGGTGGTTATCAAGACGAAAAAATCCAACGAGCGTCTCCTCGATGAAGTGAAACTGTTCCTGAAAAAAATACAGCCGAAAAATGCCCTGTCAGCGGACAAACAGGAGGCTTTCAGCAATCCGATCGTTCATTCCGAACAGGTGTTTGTCGGAAGAAGAATATTGCTGGCGGACGATGATATGCGGAATATATTTGCCCTCAGCGCGGTGCTGGAAGACTCGGGTTTTAACATTGAAATTGCTACAAACGGGAGAGAAGCCATTGAAAAATTGGAAACAACCACCGGCATTGAACTGGTACTGATGGACGTGATGATGCCTGAAATGGATGGCATTGAAGCTACCAGGATGATCAGGCAGCAAAGCAAATGGGCCAATCTGCCCATTATCGCGGTGACAGCTAAGGCAATGCAGGGCGACAGAGAGCAGTGTTTGGCGGCGGGAGCGAATGATTACATTTCAAAACCGGTGGATATTGACAAACTTTTATCATTGATCAAGGTCTGGTTACATTCCGCTTAA
- a CDS encoding UvrD-helicase domain-containing protein — protein sequence MFKVYSSSAGSGKTYTLTKEYLKLALHSNSDTYFRNILAVTFTNAAANEMKDRILLMLRVFANSMDSTEPPHPMMRDVVTELYPDTENDAELFEGARQLIAGRAQLVFRQILHRYSDFSVMTIDKFTQRLISSFTDELGIPFVFETQLDSDLLDEAVDRLLARIGQEGEEVLTDIVEKYYRENAEEGKSWGALPMQIRETSGTLLSEQSYMQLKRVEDLKMEDWITIRNQMRAFVKEREAFLSKQSRNALELIQSTFLTEKDFHQSGRGIYGYFRDRADEKKLWAEPNSYVYKTIGEGVWYGAKTPVLIKDEIEKIRTDLENYFHEIENIRLTETEKVTLYSQLDRHIYNLSLLGEIRKEFDALLRQNNQIHISDFNRKIVEIVAREPVPFIFERLGEKYNHILVDEFQDTSKLQFANLLPLIENALADGYFNLIVGDAKQSIYRFRGGDMDLILHLAQSQVMELAAVLGNSSYNSERLLSIDHYLQVNHLKVNRRSQREVTEFNNRFFSFIAKTLGDEYPLIAQVYDQNFQQEIPDNVPTGGHVEIEFVEMSEEADDVSGEEIAADGIVRRSLELISELRGNGYHWRDIAILCRKKREATALANALKEAGFPLISDDALSLGYSRSVHFIVSFMKVLLSSDHRLARYEAAYLFHHVIRRENPAANEYEQIRILCEERGLDTFLEYFKKWNINLTSFRMRQLSVFELSEQLMQRFGMFDNHFENEYLFRFLDVVLEFGNRKSNHLGDFLTYWETAKNKLSITIPEETDAIRITTIHKSKGLEYPVVIVPYAQWKVTPNAKLDRLWLDLDDVDYEELSLRDQPSYSNKKLRSSMVSVVKDLENTLVGDQYQDEKTRTLVENLNLLYVAFTRPVQRLYILAKRERRWESGQQVSNWLKDYLAQQDFIPAWDDQVSKYIISHGTGTLRHAHVKSDAKPFVIREILSNDRTESLRLRRMAERIFDVQTFEPRHDRLQKMRYLLTRLKTISDLPEALEKLVIEGIFTKKETAEIAALATSLLNDPSLQTLYQDENRIQINKELLIPGGKLLHIDRVVQRENGEFIFMSFVGGNSTDEPRRHLKRLIRAYTGTGKKSTGVMITLEDEMVEWVEA from the coding sequence ATGTTCAAAGTTTACAGCTCATCAGCCGGATCAGGCAAGACCTACACACTCACCAAAGAGTACCTCAAACTTGCCCTGCATTCCAATTCGGATACCTATTTCAGGAATATTCTGGCGGTAACCTTTACCAATGCGGCCGCTAATGAAATGAAAGACCGGATTCTGCTTATGCTCCGGGTGTTTGCTAATTCAATGGATTCGACTGAACCGCCGCATCCAATGATGAGGGATGTCGTCACAGAGCTTTATCCCGATACGGAAAATGATGCAGAACTTTTTGAAGGAGCGCGGCAACTGATAGCGGGTCGTGCACAATTGGTTTTCAGGCAGATCCTGCACCGGTATTCTGACTTTTCGGTGATGACGATCGATAAGTTTACGCAAAGACTGATCAGCAGCTTCACCGACGAACTCGGTATCCCTTTTGTTTTTGAAACCCAGCTTGACAGTGACCTGCTTGATGAGGCAGTGGACCGTCTGTTGGCGCGAATTGGGCAGGAGGGTGAAGAGGTACTGACCGATATCGTAGAGAAGTATTATCGCGAGAATGCAGAGGAAGGGAAAAGCTGGGGTGCGCTGCCTATGCAGATCCGGGAAACATCAGGTACTTTGCTGAGCGAGCAGAGCTACATGCAATTGAAACGCGTGGAGGACCTGAAAATGGAAGACTGGATCACCATCAGGAACCAGATGCGTGCATTTGTAAAAGAGAGAGAGGCATTTTTGTCCAAACAATCGCGCAATGCATTGGAACTGATCCAATCCACATTTCTTACCGAAAAAGACTTTCACCAGAGCGGCAGGGGGATTTACGGCTATTTCCGGGATCGGGCCGACGAGAAAAAATTGTGGGCAGAACCTAACTCTTACGTCTACAAAACCATTGGTGAAGGTGTGTGGTATGGTGCGAAAACACCAGTACTGATCAAAGACGAAATTGAGAAGATCAGGACAGATCTTGAAAACTATTTTCACGAGATCGAGAACATTCGTCTTACCGAAACCGAGAAGGTCACATTATACAGCCAGCTAGACCGGCATATTTATAATCTATCATTATTAGGGGAAATCAGGAAAGAGTTTGACGCGTTGCTGCGGCAAAACAACCAGATTCACATTTCAGATTTTAATAGGAAAATCGTTGAAATAGTAGCCAGGGAGCCGGTTCCGTTTATTTTTGAGCGGCTGGGGGAGAAGTACAACCACATTCTCGTGGACGAATTCCAGGATACTTCTAAATTGCAATTTGCCAACTTGCTTCCGCTCATAGAAAATGCATTGGCCGACGGTTACTTCAACCTCATTGTCGGCGACGCGAAGCAGTCTATCTACCGTTTTCGGGGAGGTGATATGGACCTGATCCTGCACTTGGCGCAAAGCCAGGTGATGGAATTGGCCGCAGTACTAGGCAACAGCTCGTACAATTCGGAGCGTTTGCTGAGCATTGATCATTATTTGCAGGTTAACCACTTGAAAGTCAATAGAAGGAGCCAGAGAGAGGTTACAGAGTTCAACAACCGCTTTTTTTCTTTTATTGCTAAAACATTGGGTGACGAGTACCCGCTCATTGCGCAAGTGTATGACCAGAATTTCCAGCAGGAAATACCGGATAATGTGCCAACCGGAGGCCATGTCGAGATCGAATTTGTGGAAATGAGTGAGGAAGCCGACGATGTCAGCGGAGAAGAAATTGCTGCGGATGGTATTGTGCGTCGCTCGCTGGAACTGATATCAGAACTCAGGGGAAATGGATACCATTGGCGTGATATAGCTATTTTATGTCGGAAAAAGAGAGAGGCGACCGCGTTGGCCAATGCATTGAAGGAAGCAGGTTTTCCGCTCATTTCGGATGATGCATTGTCGCTGGGATACTCGCGCTCCGTGCATTTTATTGTGTCGTTTATGAAGGTACTGCTCAGTTCAGACCATCGACTGGCGCGGTATGAGGCTGCTTATCTCTTTCATCATGTGATCCGGCGCGAGAATCCTGCTGCGAACGAGTACGAGCAGATCCGGATACTATGCGAAGAGCGCGGGCTGGACACTTTTCTTGAATATTTCAAAAAATGGAACATTAACCTGACCTCATTCAGAATGCGACAGTTGTCCGTCTTTGAGCTCAGTGAGCAGCTGATGCAGCGTTTCGGAATGTTTGACAATCATTTTGAAAATGAATATCTGTTCAGGTTTCTGGATGTGGTACTGGAATTTGGTAACAGAAAGAGCAACCATTTGGGCGACTTCCTGACTTATTGGGAAACGGCGAAAAATAAGTTATCCATTACCATCCCGGAGGAAACCGATGCGATCAGGATCACGACCATTCACAAGTCGAAAGGGCTCGAATATCCGGTAGTTATCGTGCCTTATGCACAATGGAAAGTGACGCCGAATGCTAAGCTGGACCGCCTGTGGCTGGATTTGGATGATGTGGATTATGAAGAACTCAGTTTGCGGGATCAACCTTCATATTCCAATAAAAAATTGAGAAGCTCCATGGTTTCGGTGGTTAAAGACCTTGAAAATACATTGGTAGGTGATCAGTATCAGGACGAAAAAACCCGGACGCTGGTTGAAAACCTCAACCTTTTATATGTAGCTTTTACAAGACCAGTGCAGCGTCTTTACATTCTTGCAAAGCGGGAGCGGAGATGGGAATCGGGGCAGCAGGTAAGTAATTGGCTCAAAGATTACCTGGCCCAGCAGGATTTCATACCGGCTTGGGACGATCAGGTTTCGAAATACATTATATCCCATGGTACTGGTACATTGCGGCATGCGCATGTCAAATCAGATGCGAAGCCATTTGTGATCAGGGAAATTCTAAGTAATGACAGGACTGAGTCGTTGCGGTTGCGGAGAATGGCTGAACGTATTTTTGATGTGCAGACCTTTGAACCACGACATGACCGTTTGCAGAAGATGCGGTACCTGCTTACCAGGCTGAAAACCATTTCGGACTTGCCTGAGGCGCTGGAAAAACTGGTTATTGAGGGGATTTTTACCAAAAAAGAAACAGCGGAAATTGCTGCATTGGCGACCTCGCTTTTAAATGATCCGTCTCTGCAAACGCTGTATCAGGACGAAAACCGCATTCAAATAAACAAAGAACTACTGATTCCGGGGGGAAAGCTGCTTCATATAGACCGGGTCGTTCAACGCGAGAACGGCGAGTTCATTTTTATGTCATTTGTGGGCGGCAACAGCACGGATGAACCTCGAAGGCATTTGAAAAGATTGATCAGGGCATATACGGGCACGGGTAAAAAATCGACGGGTGTGATGATAACCCTTGAAGATGAAATGGTTGAGTGGGTGGAAGCTTGA
- a CDS encoding T9SS type A sorting domain-containing protein, which yields MKRALLCMLLAIICHHLKATTFDVTSLSDANTPGTLRNAIVLANADLSGPHDINFKIAGTIVLTADLPAITNHNISINGYSAPGASVGTIQSRVITMAIDLAGFNGFTFQNTYYVYLSGLSIYNTGINNTNAAIRAVQDISILHVWGCYIGAKENGSVTGTTNMGTGVHLQSSYNGGISSVFIGTNGDGAQDSFEGNLVNNTAYDPAQYRTDRNSGIYAKLITGLTIAGNYIGPTDKFGNTAILESTNKNGGIMLNDCREVIVGTNGDGISDALEGNIISGNGRDGLRLLDTSNMKIAGNVVGLGADGTTELGNGNINTLALTTGKIGTNGITFSRQSNDASLDIVIGTNADGVSDNLEGNIISAHKVNLTDDSADGIEMADVNGVSIAGNKIGTDVTGMLAKGNAGNGINLFLGGGRTNSGAYSVTIGYDDAKAASLLPAMRNVISSNGMNGILYTEVKYANGKICGNFIGLNNLGVASMGNGNGIRIEGTSEIVIGTDGDEINDQSERNYICNSTVAGIIMYSTRDPFNPDEPGQVERISVSGNNIGVDFAAAAAGNGYGIMVIDGSKDIIIGSRESNPLASMGNLIANSTNYGIGVGNITKDFIAGIRPVTSCLISRNSFHNNGGLSINLLDLNAAVDVNDGALGSGTTNSNNALDYPIFTKFVLHNDGTITVSGYVGTAGATEETPGTTINEVLNIEVYKQDNDGNQDGAVSTGHGRITPHGEGGEYLGTIATDATGKFTNVTFTPVAGSTIQTGDAITGTASRTGTVKSTSEFGIMSGDIVLPVELIHFNATLQENTVSLFWSTSEEINSDYFEIQRSADAKNWQALSRVEARENSNTVQEYRYDDRSPLFGISYYRLKQVDIDGSFAYSFSRNVNSQHLQTSFVYPNPVKSLLTIEGLKTEAVQLFNANGRELQVRKLNRLSKDQFSLDMSDLKSGIYFIKDGDAIYKVIKE from the coding sequence ATGAAAAGAGCACTATTATGCATGCTATTGGCGATAATCTGCCATCATCTGAAAGCAACCACTTTCGACGTCACCTCCTTATCGGACGCAAATACACCAGGAACACTCAGAAATGCAATAGTGTTAGCGAATGCAGACTTATCCGGCCCACACGACATCAACTTTAAAATCGCGGGTACAATCGTTCTAACGGCCGATTTACCTGCTATCACCAATCATAATATAAGCATCAACGGATACTCTGCCCCCGGCGCTTCCGTAGGCACGATTCAAAGCAGGGTTATCACAATGGCAATCGATCTCGCTGGATTTAATGGCTTCACTTTCCAGAACACCTATTACGTATATCTTTCCGGTCTTTCTATTTATAATACAGGGATAAACAATACCAATGCTGCAATCAGGGCAGTTCAGGATATCTCAATTTTACACGTATGGGGTTGCTATATTGGGGCGAAGGAAAATGGTTCAGTTACCGGTACAACCAACATGGGAACTGGTGTTCATTTACAAAGCTCTTATAATGGCGGGATATCGTCAGTCTTCATTGGCACTAACGGAGACGGAGCTCAGGATTCCTTCGAGGGAAACCTGGTCAACAATACCGCTTATGACCCTGCCCAGTACCGAACAGATCGAAATTCCGGGATATATGCAAAACTCATTACCGGTCTGACAATCGCTGGCAATTACATTGGTCCAACCGATAAATTCGGGAATACAGCAATTTTGGAGAGTACAAATAAGAACGGTGGAATTATGCTAAACGATTGTCGCGAAGTCATTGTCGGTACAAATGGCGACGGAATATCTGACGCTCTGGAGGGGAACATTATTAGTGGCAATGGTCGCGACGGTTTGAGGCTATTGGACACCTCGAATATGAAAATAGCCGGAAATGTTGTGGGTTTGGGTGCCGATGGAACCACAGAGCTCGGAAACGGGAATATCAATACATTAGCGCTGACAACCGGGAAAATTGGAACAAACGGGATCACTTTTTCAAGACAATCGAACGATGCGTCATTGGATATCGTCATTGGAACTAATGCTGATGGGGTTTCTGATAATTTGGAAGGAAACATAATCAGTGCTCATAAAGTAAATCTCACCGATGACAGCGCCGATGGCATCGAGATGGCCGACGTGAACGGTGTATCAATAGCTGGCAACAAAATTGGTACGGACGTAACCGGAATGTTGGCAAAGGGCAACGCCGGCAATGGTATCAACTTGTTCTTGGGCGGAGGAAGAACAAATAGTGGCGCTTATTCGGTGACGATTGGTTATGACGATGCCAAAGCTGCATCATTGCTCCCTGCAATGAGAAACGTGATTAGCTCAAACGGCATGAATGGTATTTTATATACGGAGGTAAAATATGCTAATGGGAAGATTTGCGGGAATTTTATTGGACTAAATAATCTGGGGGTGGCTTCTATGGGTAATGGTAATGGCATAAGAATTGAAGGTACTTCGGAAATAGTTATAGGCACAGATGGAGACGAGATTAACGACCAAAGTGAAAGGAATTATATATGTAACAGCACGGTGGCTGGTATCATCATGTATTCCACCAGAGATCCCTTCAATCCAGATGAACCCGGTCAAGTTGAGAGAATAAGTGTTTCTGGAAACAATATTGGCGTTGATTTCGCTGCCGCCGCTGCTGGTAACGGTTATGGGATTATGGTTATTGATGGTTCAAAAGACATAATTATTGGATCCAGAGAAAGCAATCCATTAGCTTCCATGGGTAACTTGATTGCTAATAGCACCAATTACGGTATTGGCGTCGGAAATATAACAAAGGATTTTATTGCCGGAATCCGGCCTGTGACATCCTGCCTGATCAGCCGTAATTCCTTTCACAATAATGGCGGCCTTTCCATTAATCTTTTGGATCTAAATGCTGCGGTGGATGTGAATGATGGCGCACTTGGGAGCGGAACTACCAATAGCAACAACGCCCTGGATTATCCAATATTCACCAAGTTTGTCCTTCACAACGATGGTACGATTACCGTCAGCGGTTACGTCGGCACGGCGGGCGCAACCGAGGAAACCCCCGGAACAACTATTAATGAAGTGCTTAACATTGAAGTATACAAACAGGACAATGATGGAAACCAGGACGGTGCCGTTTCTACGGGGCACGGCAGGATTACGCCACATGGAGAGGGCGGAGAATACCTGGGCACCATTGCTACCGATGCAACGGGCAAATTTACGAATGTAACTTTCACGCCGGTGGCTGGGTCTACCATTCAAACAGGAGACGCGATTACTGGGACTGCAAGCCGGACAGGGACGGTTAAAAGTACATCTGAGTTCGGGATCATGTCAGGAGACATAGTCTTACCAGTAGAATTAATCCATTTTAATGCGACCTTGCAGGAAAATACCGTATCCCTGTTCTGGTCCACTTCGGAAGAAATAAATAGTGATTACTTTGAAATACAACGGTCAGCCGATGCCAAAAACTGGCAGGCTCTTTCCAGGGTAGAAGCCAGGGAAAATAGCAATACCGTTCAGGAGTATCGCTATGACGACCGGTCCCCTCTTTTCGGAATTTCGTACTACCGGTTAAAACAAGTGGATATCGACGGCTCCTTCGCTTATTCGTTCAGCAGAAATGTTAATAGTCAGCATTTGCAAACGTCTTTTGTGTACCCTAATCCGGTCAAAAGTTTGCTGACCATTGAGGGTTTAAAAACGGAGGCGGTGCAATTATTCAACGCCAACGGGAGGGAATTACAGGTCAGAAAACTTAACCGCTTGTCTAAGGACCAGTTTTCGCTGGATATGTCCGATCTGAAAAGTGGTATTTACTTTATTAAGGACGGAGATGCTATTTACAAAGTAATTAAGGAGTGA